GCAAGGCTGTGAACTGCATGTTTGTGCAGCTCCCCTCACATCGGGCAGGGAGCCTGCACCGCCACTGGGCACAAAGGGCCTCACTTGTACCCCAGGAGCATCCAAAGACACCCCAGTGCTACCTCTTGTCTCTTGCTGAGACAAAttcacagcccctggcagaACAGTGGGAAATTGATGCCCAAACGCCCAAGTTCCACACCCATTTCCAGGCCTCACTAGTCGGGAGAAGTGCTCTGCAAGTGCTGGGAAGATTCCAGGCCCCAGCATCCTCAGCCATGCATGGCAGGTGCTGTCTGATCAGaaacttccagctctgctgtgctccagctaCAGGGCTACCCAGAGCTGCCACTTACTGATGCTGGGTGCTCAGGCCCTGCAATGGCAGCATCTGCAGCTTGGTGGGCATCTTCCTTCCCTTCGGCCTCTTCTTCAGGAGCACACTCAGCCAGAGGAGGCTCAGAGGTTGGTTTCgtgctctgcagacagaaagCAACGTGAGGGACAGGCAACCTGCTTTATATCCAGCTCTAGTGCCACATCTGCTAAGGAGAAACCGTCTGGATTCTATGTCGGTCAGCCAGAAGTAAAATGGGCCACGCAGAGCAGACTGCATCTCTTGGACAGGAGAAATTCCACCACGGCTCCAAGCACCGAGCAAGCTGACTTTCATCTGCTGAAAAAGCTCTGAAGTGGAACTGGAGGAAACAGCCAGGGATCCTGTGGATGATGCAGCTGTcgctgctggtgctgcacagagtcTGGACTGTGCTTTCATTCATCTGAGCAGGCTGGCACTGGACTGCAGCACGCCCAGCTCACGCCGTGCTCCACAACTGTCCAACGCTCCCAAGGCCAAAGGCTCCTTTCCCACTCACCCAAGGAGCAGATTCTCTCCAGGCACGGGCGATGTGACCTGCAACACACAAGGGAAAAAGAGGCGGATGCTGTGAGAAAGCTGCCCGCACTGGGCAGGCCCAGCAAAAATTCAAGCCAAAGACAGAGTATTCTGCTTTCACtgcttccctccagcagcaaCCCTTGTGTCACACAGCAAGCAAGACAAGAGCACAAACTACTGCCTTGTGCCTGCCTTTTGTCCTCTTTGGCCACTCAAGCCACCAAAACCTGATATCGAGAAATTCAAGGTGGTTCTGTAATAGTCACGGCTTCTGCCCCACCCCACCCAGCAGAAGCTACAGCTCCTCTCTTTGCTGgacttcagttttctgaagagatggcaaGCATCAATTGTCATGAGCTTGCTGAAAATGTTTCCCCAGAAGAGTTTCACCCAAACCCCCTTAGCCGTGCTGGCAGTTCTATTGTGGCACAGCTCCAAaacagctgctgggctcaggagtACCAAGAGTTCTTGTGAAATGTTGATTTCAGAGGCATTTTCCATGTTGATGTCATGATTTTATCACAGAGGGAAGGGTTATTTTAGCACACAGCAAGAGTCAAGTTCCACAGATAAATCCTGGGATGAGGGCATGCAGACAACAAGATGCTTCTCCCCATCCTGGACAGCAGCACACAGTTTTACAAAGACTCCTGCTAAACTCTCCCAACCTTCCTGTCTTGAAACCTGTCTTGCTTGAGCCAGCAAACTGAGCAGATTCCAGACTCCACTGCCACAGGCCATGCCATGGCATGGGGCAGCACAAGCCCTGCAGGCTACATGGCAAATGCAGCCCACGCCCTGCTGCCTAGAGACACCCCCTGCTCAGCTGaggctggtgacagcagctttACCCAACCAAAGGCCTCTTCACGGCATTTTGATTTCCACATGCCCCACCCAACAAAAACCTCTACTTACGTGCCAGGTGGGTGAAGAAGTACCCGGAATAAGCCACGGAAAAAGCCGTGCACACTGCAGCAGCGCACACTCTGTCCATGGTcgcagctgtgctgctcaagTGTGCACCGACAATACCTGTGGGCACAAAGAAAATACTCAGAGTGCTGTCAGGGTGCAGCCTGCTGGCAGACACCTCGTCGAGCAGCAGCTCCCGCCTGCAGCGAGCGTGccaaagagctgctctgcacactgAGGCCTCCCGAGCCTCGGCACAGCAACTTTGCCGTGACAGCGCCGGGATGCGGCCCCTGACATCACAATAGGAGCTCGACATCACAATTAGGAGGCTGGCTGGTGAGGTCACGTGTAGAAGCAGACCTTCTCTACAGCTAATGCCAAAAAACGCCTGCAAAGTTCTCCTCTGCTACAAAGCCACACAAAGGCCCTCCTAGTGCATAACCTTTTGCTCAAGGAGTCTAAGAGTGACTCCAAAGACACACCAAGCCCCTATAGCCCACACTGAGAAGCTGAACACTTAGAAGGGACCATGAtgtgaggaaagcaaaaaatagaATAGGATCTTTGGCCACTCATTCCCCTGTGGTAAAGGAAAAGGCCTCTTCCAGCTAGGGCTCTAAAACACAGCATCAAAGGAAATCTCTGGTTTAATAACAGCAGTGGGAAACAACTCAGGAAGCGCTTTTGTAGACCTTCTTCACATGTTTGTGGCAGAACAAGGTGGGACACAGGCCTAAAAAATGGTAGGCTTGATGTAAACATAGAAAGCTAAACAAGACATCCATTGCAAACACATCATGATGCTGCTTCACAGCTGTGGCATTTTCAAGGAGCTTCACCTGTTGCCTTGCACGGGGGGCAAGGCAGGGCGACCTGGTCCAGAGAGAGACCACGGCGTACTTACAACCTGGCCGGACAAAATGCTCACGACACCAATATGGTGGATggcaaaatgcatttatttccgGTAAGCACCGGCTTAAGTAATCGTAAGATGCTTACGTCACTTCCTCAGTTTCACAATGCCGAATGGGATTGGTTGACAccatggagaaggaggggcCCTATCTCCTCGTACATCGCGAGATCTTCCGGGCGACTTTCTAGCTGACCACATTCACCCTACTGAAGTTCACCTCTTGGAGCTTCCCTGGGTACATCCATGCATCAGAGGGAGCCGCCTGCTGTGGATGTAAACcaagcaagaaaataaagttcCAACATTCTCTGGGACAACTGAAAAATGCTGGCAGGAAGAAAGCAGTTGGCCCAAGTAGGCTGGTTCCAGAAAAACTGAAGTTGTGAGGCAGAGATTAAATAAATCAGGTGCTGGACAGGCTACAGGAAGGCAGGCTTAGGAAAACAGAAACCACCACCATTCCAAAATTTGGATTCTTCATTCTCCCTCCTCTTTcattaaaactgctttttatctATGTCTCTTGTGGTTTAACATCAGCTCAAAACCAAGCACCACACACAGCCATTCTCACTCAATGCCCCAGAGGCAGGCTGGTCTGGGCATAGAACAAGTGTAAAAGTGGCAAAACACACATGTGGAGAACAATTCAGTTGCATAGGGAATGTAGAAgccatgcacacaagcaaaaaccccaaagaactCCTTCACcatttcccatgggcaggcaggtgttctgcgtctccaggacagcagggccccctCAAGCCTCACAGTGACTTGgaaagacaaatgccatcaccCCAAACAtgccctccttcctccctcttgTGCCCAGCTTGAAATACTGAGCAGGATGTCAGAGGGTCTGGAACAGCTCCTGGGCCACTTTGGgtcacctgccctggctgtgtctcctcccagcctcctggcACGCAGCGTgaccccaggcagctctgtctgggcagctccttcagctgtggTGGGTGCCCCGCTGACACAGGCCGTGGCTCACGCAGATCCAAAACTGCAGAAGTTTTCACTCCCTCACGTTGTCCGTAGTAGCCATGAAGGACTCACATTCCTGCTGGACACTCACCTGCACCTGAGCCTGTGGAGAAGCCTGGCTGCCTCCCCCTCTGCCCAGAGCAACACAGACACACCCAACCTTTCCCTGGAGCTCCAACCCAACCACGGCCACAGCGGCgtccccagcagtgacaccactGCTCTGCTCGCTTTCGTTCTACTCTGCTCCTCTCTTCACAGCTACAAGCCTGTATCTTCACAGGAGGTCGTGGCCTGGAGGCAGTGAAGGAACAAGAGCTCTGCCCACTTCCAAACTGTGCCACAGACTGTGCCCATCTGTGAGTCTTCCCATGGTTTAGGAGCCCCTGACCATTAAGAAGCAAATTTAAAGCCTGTTCACAGggtgagaagaaatgaaagccTCCAACACAGTGAAGGTTTTATAGTATTTATTTTGACCAGCAATCTAAACAAACACCAAACTAGCAACTACAAACTAGCAACTACAAACTAGCAACTACAAACTACAACAAACAACAATGGCCTCTTCCAGGGCTAGTATCTCCTGTCGGCCATGAACTGCTGTGCTGCCACGATCAGAGGCGTCAGGCTGGAGGTCGGCTTGGCTGAGGTTACAAACGGATGCTgcccaaagagaaaaagaagacatgAACATCTACTTTCCTCACAGGCTGAAACAGCCTTTCTCTGCCTACCAGGAACAGACAGAAAGGAGGGCACGCTGTGCACCTCTGTCTCCACGTCCAGGACCCTGCTACCACGGGAAACCATGGCTCACAATCCCACAAAGGCATGAAGCCAGATGTCTTGAGCTTAAGGAGGTTTGGTCTTGGTGACCTTGAAAGGCTCCTTCCAAGCCAATCCCAGGCCAGGATtctccttgcttttcctttgaaaagccCCCAGACTGGAGAATCTTAGGAGCAGGGCCCATCTGACGCCTTGCACTCGAGCCCAGGAGGAGCCCCTGGCAGCGGGCAGCTGGCGCACCCTGCGGCCGCTCTGCCTTTTACCTGCAGAAGTTCCGGGGCACACCAGCGCCTGTCCTCGtctgtctgcaggcagcagcgCAGAAAGTCTCGCAGCCAAGGGGACTGCTGCCTGGGGTTCTGCAGCTTCGGGGTGCCCCCGGTGCTGATCAGCTGTCCAACCTGGAGTAGAAGGCAAGGTCACACTGCACCTGTCTCCTTCGCACCCAACACTGCTCACCCACACCCCACTGCGCAAGCTCCACTCTCCAGTGGCGCTTTCCTCCCTGCCAGAGGGTGGCACATGCCTTTCCTAGCCCAAGCAACAGAACGCAAAGCCAGAGgcaagcacagcctgcccaATGTGCAAAGGCTCCTGCCTTGGGCCCTGATTTCATTGCCTGATGGAATTAGGAGACATTTCATCTGCAAAAGCACCCTTTGCTTCTCTGTGGACTGACACCAGCTCTACAGTCCATTTGGAGGAGGGACTTTGGCATAACTCTACTATTCCCAAAGATTTTACCTAAAAATACAGCTTGGTGCTGCTCACTGCTTCCTTAAGGCAAAGCTTCATCAAGCAAAGGACATCATCATTTTTTGGACTGTTCAAAATTACATGGCAAGGGGAAAACACAGGGCAAGAAGCACAAGAGACTGTGCAGCTCGGAACCCATGGTCTCCAGGTGTTACCAAGCTTCCCAGGCAGAAGAAACGAGGTAGATTGTGTTAGAGTGACAGGACGCTGTCAGAGAAGTTGCAGCGCACCGTGCGGGAGGTTTTCATCAGGTAAGGAGGCGCTCCTTCCACCATCTCGATGCCCACGATGCCAAAGGACCAAATGTCCACTTTGGGGCCATAGGGCTTCCTGGTGAAAATCTCTGGCGCCATCCAGTAAGTAGTGCCGACAGCTGATCTCCGTTTGCTCTGCTCAGCCGTGAGCTGAGCAGCGAGTCCAAAatcagctgaggagaaaaaaaccactgtgATCAAGCCAGAGTGAATtaggaaagcaaacagaagaattCCCCCCTCTAGCAATGCCCAAGAAGGCAGAGGGCAAACCAGCTGCAGAAGGGGCCATGCTGGCCTTCCTTAGGCCTGCAGCTGAGGGAATATGGGATTGGCCATTCAGCAAAAGCCCCCAGTTTCACACAGTGGCTTTTAGTCCCCTGAAGCTCGGGAGTGAAACTTCCTTGcttgggaagggacacacacaAGCCAAAGCCCCTCTTGACACCTTCTTCCCAGCCACACCGCCCTGCACCttgtggctgtgctctgcccttgctgcagggcagcctgcactgccacaggtGCCACTCCTGGGGATCTGGCAGTCACTCAAAGGCACCCCCACCCCGCAGCCCAGCACGGCTGAGCCTGGCCAACAACACCCACCCAGCTTGACAGATCCGTCCAAGCGCAGGAGAATGTTGTGGCTTTTGATGTCTCGGTGGATGACTTGATGGGAGTGAAGGAAATCCAGGCCttgcaggcactgagggaggaaaaagaaacatgagcCTAGGAGTCCCTCAACTGATTGCATCCCAcaagcagggaagcagcacatCTGCAAGACAGActtgctgggcagtgctgagccgtGGCAGGAAAGGCTGCTGGCAAGGGCAAGAGCTTGCTGCTCCAACACGAGGACAGCAGAGCCTTCCTCTAAGTGAGGGTGTATTCACTTTTTTAAGAGAAAGGGCAATTATTTCAGCTGaccagtgccctgcagccacagactGAAGGAGtactgctgcaggggctgtgctctcTCCAGCCACATGGCAGCGGGTGCTTTTGCAAATCCCACTTTGGGTGCAAGGCTCTCCTTTGAGGCTGAGCTCTCTGAGAGTCCTGCGAGTATCTCTTTGTCTTTCCCACTCTGTTGATATTGTGCCACCAGCACGTTTGCTCTTACTGGGACGGAATGCAGTACACGCAGGCTCCAGGCAAGTGTTTAGAGTGGCAAACATAAACAAACACACTAGAAGAAGGGCCTGCACGTTGGCAGGCACTTCAGAGGCTCTTGCTCCTGGCAGTCAtaagagaaaggcagaaaggaagCTCGGAAGGTGAAACCAATCCCCTCCTTGCCACCCATCCCACCCAAGGCACGGGAAGCACAAGCGCCGTCCCTCACCTCCCGAGAGACGACTGCAATCTCTCCTTCTGCCATCCTGGTCTCCCTGATGACATCGTGTAAGGAACCTCCGTCCATGTATTCCATCACGAGCCAGAGTTCCTCGTGCACCAGGAAGCTGAAAGGAGGAAACAAGAGCCTGGAGATGAATGCGCGCTCCTGCATGACCTGGTGGATTCTTGTTTCCGTGTCTCTCTCCAAGGAAGACAGGAGGAAGGGAATAGTCATTCACTAGGCTCTACAAAATCTGTGCAGTTTAAAGACTGCTTGCTATCCCACCAATGCAACAGGCCAAGGGAAATGGAATCTACAGGGATTTGTTAGCACTTAAGAACcttgtggaaaaagaaaatcaaaccccaaaccaaacaagaaaacctGGAGGGAGCAGTTGGAGGGAGTTAACATTGAGGTTTTTGGCTCTGTAAAATTGGACCCAGTCCTGGGCTTTAACAGCACACTTAAACTAGATATGCCAGGAAAGAGTATTGCAGCCCCAACGCAATCTCCTCCCAAGATTCTGTACATCAGCTCAGAAACAGGAATTAACAGCTCCACCCCCTGCCAGCAACCAGAGGATTGGTTGAAGCTCTGGCTTGCAGGAGGTGAGTGACNNNNNNNNNNNNNNNNNNNNNNNNNNNNNNNNNNNNNNNNNNNNNNNNNNNNNNNNNNNNNNNNNNNNNNNNNNNNNNNNNNNNNNNNNNNNNNNNNNNNTTGCAGGAGGGAGTGACCCTTCACAGCAGAAGAGCAAACCACTCACCAGTCTATATAGCTCCAAGGTTGCTGTTCTTATTGTCCCCGATGACCTGGATTTCCTTCACGCATAGCTCGTTGATTCTCTCTTGCAGGAACTAATTTTCTTTATTGCCACCTAAAAATGACATAGAAAACAATGAGCCAAAGTAGTCTGGCAAAGGAACACATAGGGAACTTGGGGGGCTTGATcattgctgcagcagcccaCTGCACATCACAAAGCAAACACTTGCAGACATGACAGATAAATGCAACACTGGAAACCTCTTAACCGTTATCCCCCCTAAGAAATAC
Above is a window of Oenanthe melanoleuca isolate GR-GAL-2019-014 chromosome Z, OMel1.0, whole genome shotgun sequence DNA encoding:
- the LOC130265458 gene encoding serine/threonine-protein kinase PAK 3-like; this translates as MTIPFLLSSLERDTETRIHQVMQERAFISRLLFPPFSFLVHEELWLVMEYMDGGSLHDVIRETRMAEGEIAVVSRECLQGLDFLHSHQVIHRDIKSHNILLRLDGSVKLADFGLAAQLTAEQSKRRSAVGTTYWMAPEIFTRKPYGPKVDIWSFGIVGIEMVEGAPPYLMKTSRTVGQLISTGGTPKLQNPRQQSPWLRDFLRCCLQTDEDRRWCAPELLQHPFVTSAKPTSSLTPLIVAAQQFMADRRY